A genome region from Trachemys scripta elegans isolate TJP31775 chromosome 2, CAS_Tse_1.0, whole genome shotgun sequence includes the following:
- the ARL4A gene encoding ADP-ribosylation factor-like protein 4A translates to MGNGLSDQTPILSSLPSFQCFHIVILGLDSAGKTTVLYRLQFNEFVNTVPTKGFNTEKIKVTLGSSKTVTFHFWDVGGQEKLRPLWKSYTRCTDGIVFVVDSVDIERMEEAKTELHKITRISENQGVPVLIVANKQDLRNSLSLSEIEKMLAMSELSSSTPWHLQPTCAIIGDGLKEGLEKLHDMIIKRRKMLRQQKKKR, encoded by the coding sequence ATGGGGAATGGGCTCTCGGACCAGACGCCGATCCTCTCCAGCCTGCCCTCCTTCCAGTGCTTCCACATCGTGATCCTGGGGCTCGACTCGGCGGGCAAGACCACCGTGCTCTACAGGCTGCAGTTCAACGAGTTCGTCAACACTGTGCCTACCAAGGGGTTTAACACGGAGAAAATCAAAGTGACGCTGGGCAGCTCGAAAACGGTCACCTTCCACTTCTGGGACGTGGGAGGCCAGGAGAAGCTCAGGCCCCTGTGGAAGTCCTACACCAGGTGCACGGATGGCATCGTGTTTGTGGTGGACTCTGTCGACATCGAAAGAATGGAGGAAGCCAAGACAGAACTTCATAAAATTACTAGGATATCTGAAAATCAAGGCGTGCCTGTCCTTATAGTGGCTAACAAACAGGACCTGAggaattccctctctctctcagaaatCGAGAAGATGTTAGCAATGAGCGAGCTGAGCTCTTCTACCCCCTGGCATCTGCAGCCTACCTGTGCGATCATAGGGGATGGACTTAAAGAGGGACTTGAAAAACTACATGATATGATAATTAAGCGAAGAAAAATGTTGAGACAGCAGAAAAAGAAGAGATGA